A genomic window from Yoonia rosea includes:
- a CDS encoding TRAP transporter substrate-binding protein, which yields MDRRSFLKNTAIGGSAVAASALAAPAIAQGGRTLTMVTSVPDGFAVFDDAAVKFVDLVNSMSDGQITIEKRAAGQLVGAFEVFDAVSSGQADVYHSADYYFGGQHPGYYYFTAVPFGATGGEMISWYQHGGGKELHDELGEIFNLKSFMCGNTGHQPGGWFNKEINSAADLQGLRFRMPGIGGLALGRTGASVQNIPGGEIYQALSSGAIDGAEWIGPFADERLGFQEVCEFYYTGGFHEPGSVLTCAFNRDVWNELTPAQQAICETAAAATHHWSLSQSNYNNGAALQRLQQQGTKIMQFPDDVWDAFGRASKEALDEFMGDELFARIRASQEEAAAATYAWTSISDNVFQQQRARFNAL from the coding sequence ATGGATCGTCGTTCCTTTCTAAAGAATACCGCTATTGGTGGTTCGGCTGTTGCCGCATCGGCACTGGCAGCACCAGCAATCGCGCAGGGTGGACGCACTTTGACGATGGTAACATCGGTGCCTGACGGCTTTGCTGTCTTTGATGATGCCGCAGTCAAGTTTGTTGACCTTGTCAACAGCATGTCCGACGGTCAAATCACAATCGAAAAGCGCGCAGCAGGCCAGCTGGTTGGTGCATTCGAAGTGTTTGACGCTGTGTCTTCGGGCCAAGCGGACGTCTATCACTCGGCTGATTACTACTTCGGCGGTCAGCACCCCGGTTACTACTACTTCACGGCTGTGCCTTTCGGTGCAACAGGCGGCGAGATGATCAGCTGGTACCAGCATGGCGGCGGTAAAGAACTGCACGACGAACTGGGCGAAATCTTTAACCTCAAGTCGTTCATGTGCGGCAACACAGGTCACCAGCCAGGTGGTTGGTTCAACAAAGAAATCAACTCTGCCGCCGACCTGCAGGGTCTGCGCTTCCGTATGCCGGGCATCGGTGGTCTGGCGCTGGGTCGCACAGGTGCATCCGTCCAGAACATCCCAGGCGGCGAAATCTATCAGGCCCTCTCTTCGGGCGCGATCGACGGTGCCGAGTGGATCGGTCCTTTCGCGGACGAGCGTCTTGGCTTCCAGGAAGTCTGTGAATTCTACTACACAGGTGGTTTCCACGAGCCGGGTTCGGTTCTGACATGTGCGTTTAACCGCGATGTCTGGAACGAGCTGACACCAGCCCAGCAGGCGATCTGTGAAACAGCTGCCGCTGCAACACACCACTGGAGCCTGTCGCAGTCCAACTACAACAACGGTGCAGCGTTGCAGCGTCTGCAGCAGCAGGGCACCAAGATCATGCAATTCCCTGACGATGTCTGGGATGCATTCGGTCGTGCATCAAAAGAAGCGCTGGACGAGTTCATGGGTGACGAGCTTTTCGCCCGTATCCGTGCAAGCCAGGAAGAAGCCGCCGCTGCGACATATGCTTGGACGTCCATCTCGGACAACGTGTTCCAGCAACAGCGCGCACGTTTCAACGCACTTTAA
- a CDS encoding LysM peptidoglycan-binding domain-containing protein, which produces MYKTSTNLAVAVAAAAGFTTLAAGQAQAQEQCSFYTVVRGDVLSRIATAAEVPGGFRVLFDANTTVLESPNQLEVGQVLAIPCADGSLPTGAAAVVAASTAPAPVTSAPARPLRIATGSDYAPFSDEDMPGGGMITRMVDRSMQLGNPDQEYDIVFVNDWGSHLETLLPIGAIDMAFPWFRPDCSRVENLGPASASRCTDFNHSDPFYEIIVDFYTLNGSAYANAQSTNDLFGARICRPEAWFTFDLEAAQLVEPNITYVTTVAQDGCFQLLQNGEVDIVTYDALPAEEDIRSAGMVDAVATLEPLRGAVSSHVFVSKDNAFANEALPIINAGLEQLRLSGEWFNIVRESIQQTVEN; this is translated from the coding sequence ATGTATAAAACCTCCACAAATTTGGCGGTGGCTGTTGCGGCTGCGGCAGGGTTCACAACACTGGCCGCCGGACAGGCGCAGGCACAAGAGCAGTGTTCCTTCTACACAGTTGTGCGTGGCGACGTGTTAAGCCGGATTGCAACCGCAGCAGAGGTCCCCGGCGGGTTCCGCGTTCTGTTTGACGCGAACACCACCGTTCTGGAAAGCCCGAACCAGCTTGAGGTCGGGCAAGTGCTGGCGATCCCCTGTGCTGACGGGTCTTTGCCGACAGGTGCTGCAGCCGTTGTCGCGGCGTCCACGGCGCCTGCACCGGTCACTTCTGCGCCCGCACGGCCCCTGCGCATCGCGACAGGCTCCGATTACGCGCCCTTTAGCGATGAGGACATGCCGGGCGGCGGGATGATCACGCGAATGGTGGACCGGTCAATGCAACTGGGCAATCCGGATCAGGAATATGATATTGTGTTCGTGAACGACTGGGGCTCGCATCTTGAGACGCTGCTGCCAATCGGTGCCATTGATATGGCGTTCCCGTGGTTCCGTCCTGATTGTAGCCGCGTTGAAAACCTTGGACCGGCAAGTGCCAGCCGGTGCACCGACTTCAACCACTCTGACCCGTTCTATGAGATCATCGTAGACTTCTACACATTGAACGGCAGTGCATATGCGAATGCGCAAAGCACCAACGATCTGTTCGGCGCACGTATCTGCCGGCCCGAAGCGTGGTTCACCTTCGATCTTGAGGCGGCGCAGCTTGTCGAGCCGAACATCACCTATGTGACGACAGTGGCGCAAGACGGCTGTTTCCAGCTTTTGCAGAACGGCGAAGTCGATATCGTCACCTATGACGCGCTGCCCGCCGAAGAGGACATCCGCTCTGCCGGTATGGTCGACGCGGTCGCAACACTAGAGCCACTGCGCGGCGCCGTGTCGTCCCATGTCTTTGTGTCGAAAGACAACGCTTTCGCCAACGAAGCGTTGCCGATCATCAACGCGGGTCTGGAACAGCTGCGCCTGTCCGGTGAGTGGTTCAACATTGTACGTGAAAGCATTCAACAGACCGTTGAAAACTAA
- a CDS encoding calcium/sodium antiporter: protein MTYLILVFGLTALFLGGDMLVKGASGLALRFGLSPMVIGLTVVGFGTSAPELLVSLEAALGGQSGIAIGNVLGSNIANTLLILGLAAVLAPIVVNFRTVRRDLGWMVAATLVLPLVLWSGDMGRIEGLVLVAGLVVFLVASLQNGGHIPDDITPTGSLWRSLVLTLGGLVALMVGAHYLVQSATIIARDFGVSEAMIGLSIVAIGTSLPELATTITAVIRGQRDIAIGNVIGSNIFNILGILGLTALVTPIPVAARFMAIDIPFLFGLTAVTVGLLWLTGRLGRITGIIMLLAYAAYLFLTANL from the coding sequence CTGACATATCTTATTCTGGTTTTCGGGCTGACAGCCCTCTTTCTTGGTGGCGATATGCTGGTCAAAGGGGCCAGTGGGCTTGCGCTGCGGTTCGGGCTTTCGCCCATGGTGATCGGGCTGACGGTGGTGGGGTTCGGCACCTCTGCGCCGGAGCTGCTTGTGTCGCTGGAGGCAGCCCTTGGCGGGCAATCCGGTATCGCGATCGGAAACGTCCTGGGCTCGAATATCGCCAACACCCTGCTGATCCTCGGGCTGGCTGCCGTATTGGCCCCGATCGTTGTCAACTTCAGAACCGTCCGGCGCGATCTGGGCTGGATGGTCGCGGCAACACTTGTCCTGCCGCTTGTCCTTTGGTCGGGCGACATGGGGCGGATCGAAGGGCTGGTGCTCGTGGCGGGCCTGGTGGTGTTTTTGGTCGCGAGCCTGCAAAACGGCGGGCATATCCCTGATGACATCACCCCTACGGGTTCTTTGTGGCGCAGTCTGGTGCTGACACTGGGCGGGCTTGTCGCACTTATGGTCGGCGCGCATTACCTTGTGCAAAGTGCGACCATCATCGCGCGCGATTTCGGCGTGTCCGAGGCGATGATCGGGCTGAGCATCGTGGCCATCGGGACCTCTTTGCCCGAACTGGCAACCACCATCACAGCCGTGATCCGTGGACAACGCGATATCGCGATAGGAAACGTGATCGGGTCTAATATTTTCAATATCTTGGGCATCCTCGGCCTCACGGCATTGGTCACGCCGATCCCTGTTGCTGCACGCTTTATGGCGATTGATATCCCGTTCCTGTTTGGCCTGACAGCCGTCACCGTCGGGCTCTTGTGGCTGACGGGTCGGCTCGGGCGGATCACCGGTATCATCATGCTTCTCGCTTACGCCGCCTACCTGTTCCTGACAGCAAATCTTTGA
- a CDS encoding acetolactate synthase 3 large subunit, which yields MTKTMTGAKMVVQALIDQGVDTVFGYPGGAVLPIYDEIFQQNSIKHVLVRHEQGAVHAAEGYARSTGKPGVALVTSGPGATNAVTGLTDALMDSIPIIVLTGQVPTFMIGSDAFQECDTVGITRPCTKHNWLVKETDKLSSVLHEAFHIATSGRPGPVVIDIPKDVQFATGKYTEARQVETHYNPQVKGDMEMITELAEAMEKAKRPVFYTGGGVINSGPAASQLLRELVAETGFPITSTLMGLGCYPASGDNWLGMLGMHGLYEANMAMHDCDLMINIGARFDDRITGRLDAFSPGSTKAHIDIDASSINKVIKVDIPILGDVAHVLEDLLNVWKARGRKTNKEAVQKWWGQINEWRKVDCLKFKQEGKVIKPQYALSRLQELTKNHDRYICTEVGQHQMWAAQYLDFEDPNRWMTSGGLGTMGYGFPASIGVQMGHPDALVINVAGEASWLMNMQELGTAMQYKLPVKQFILNNERLGMVRQWQELLHGERYSSSWSESLPDFVKLAEAFGAKGIICSDPDDLDDAIMEMLNHDGPVLFDCLVEKHENCFPMIPSGKPHNEMLLGEGADTANAIKSDGAVMV from the coding sequence ATGACAAAGACCATGACGGGCGCAAAAATGGTTGTTCAAGCACTGATTGATCAGGGCGTGGACACAGTCTTTGGATACCCCGGTGGTGCGGTCCTACCGATCTATGACGAGATTTTTCAGCAAAACAGCATCAAACACGTGCTGGTGCGCCATGAACAAGGTGCGGTTCACGCCGCCGAAGGCTATGCCCGTTCAACCGGTAAACCCGGTGTGGCGCTGGTGACCTCCGGCCCGGGTGCGACCAATGCTGTGACAGGTCTGACCGATGCATTGATGGATAGCATTCCGATTATCGTGCTGACCGGACAGGTACCGACCTTCATGATCGGCTCTGACGCGTTTCAGGAATGTGATACCGTGGGCATCACGCGGCCTTGTACGAAACATAACTGGCTGGTGAAAGAGACCGACAAACTGTCGTCGGTCCTGCATGAGGCGTTCCATATTGCCACGTCCGGCCGCCCCGGACCTGTCGTGATCGACATTCCCAAGGACGTGCAGTTCGCCACCGGCAAATACACCGAGGCGCGGCAGGTCGAGACCCATTACAACCCGCAGGTCAAGGGTGACATGGAGATGATCACCGAACTGGCCGAGGCGATGGAAAAGGCCAAACGCCCTGTGTTCTATACTGGCGGTGGTGTCATCAACTCGGGTCCTGCGGCCAGCCAACTGCTCCGCGAACTGGTGGCCGAAACCGGTTTCCCGATCACATCCACGCTGATGGGTCTGGGCTGTTATCCCGCATCCGGTGACAACTGGCTGGGCATGCTGGGCATGCACGGGCTTTATGAGGCCAATATGGCGATGCACGACTGCGATCTGATGATCAACATCGGCGCGCGTTTTGACGACCGCATCACAGGGCGGCTTGATGCCTTCAGCCCCGGTTCGACCAAGGCGCATATCGATATCGACGCATCCTCCATCAACAAGGTGATCAAGGTCGATATCCCGATTTTGGGTGACGTGGCCCATGTGCTGGAAGACCTGCTGAACGTCTGGAAGGCGCGCGGTCGCAAGACCAACAAAGAGGCGGTCCAGAAATGGTGGGGCCAGATCAATGAGTGGCGCAAGGTCGATTGTCTGAAGTTCAAGCAAGAGGGCAAGGTGATTAAACCGCAATACGCCCTGTCGCGCCTGCAAGAGCTGACCAAGAACCACGACCGTTACATTTGCACCGAGGTGGGCCAGCACCAGATGTGGGCCGCGCAATACCTTGATTTCGAGGATCCGAACCGCTGGATGACGTCCGGTGGTCTGGGCACCATGGGATATGGGTTCCCTGCCTCGATCGGTGTGCAGATGGGCCATCCCGATGCGCTCGTCATCAACGTGGCGGGCGAAGCGTCATGGCTGATGAACATGCAGGAACTGGGTACGGCGATGCAGTACAAATTGCCCGTCAAACAGTTCATCCTGAACAATGAACGTCTGGGCATGGTGCGCCAGTGGCAAGAGTTGCTGCATGGTGAGCGTTATTCCTCCAGTTGGTCGGAATCGCTGCCGGATTTCGTGAAACTGGCCGAGGCGTTTGGGGCCAAAGGTATCATCTGTTCTGATCCCGATGATCTGGATGATGCGATCATGGAGATGCTGAACCACGATGGCCCTGTCTTGTTCGACTGTCTGGTGGAAAAGCACGAGAACTGCTTCCCGATGATCCCATCGGGCAAGCCGCATAACGAGATGCTGCTGGGCGAAGGCGCGGATACGGCGAATGCAATCAAGTCTGATGGCGCGGTGATGGTGTAA
- the yghU gene encoding glutathione-dependent disulfide-bond oxidoreductase: MSETTAYTPPKVWTWDAESGGQFANINRPIAGPTHDKDLPVGKHPLQLHSLATPNGVKVTVMLEELLAAGHAAEYDAWLINIQEGDQFSSGFVDVNPNSKIPALFDKETGVRVFESGAILLYLAEKYGAFLPKDVAERTETLNWLFWLQGSAPYLGGGFGHFYAYAPEKFEYPINRFAMEAKRQLDVLNRRLEDCEYLGGDAYSIADMATAPWYGALVKGLVYDAAEFLDVASYEHVNRWADAVMNRPAYLRGKMVNRAWGDPAEQLRERHDAGDFDTQTWDKIGTEES, encoded by the coding sequence ATGTCAGAGACCACCGCCTACACCCCGCCAAAAGTCTGGACTTGGGACGCCGAAAGCGGCGGTCAGTTTGCCAATATTAACCGCCCCATAGCCGGGCCCACGCATGACAAAGACCTGCCCGTCGGCAAGCACCCGCTACAGCTGCACTCGCTTGCCACGCCCAACGGCGTCAAGGTGACCGTTATGCTCGAAGAACTGCTGGCCGCGGGCCATGCCGCCGAATACGACGCATGGCTGATCAACATTCAGGAAGGTGACCAGTTCAGCAGCGGCTTTGTGGATGTGAACCCCAACTCCAAGATCCCTGCCCTGTTTGATAAGGAAACCGGCGTGCGTGTTTTCGAAAGTGGCGCGATCCTGCTCTATCTGGCCGAAAAATACGGGGCTTTCTTGCCCAAAGACGTGGCGGAACGCACAGAAACGCTCAACTGGCTGTTCTGGCTGCAAGGGTCAGCACCCTATCTTGGCGGCGGCTTTGGCCATTTCTACGCCTATGCACCGGAAAAATTCGAATACCCCATCAACCGCTTCGCAATGGAGGCCAAGCGTCAGCTGGATGTGCTGAACAGACGGCTTGAAGACTGCGAATATCTCGGGGGTGACGCGTACTCGATCGCCGACATGGCAACTGCGCCCTGGTATGGCGCGCTGGTCAAGGGCCTCGTCTATGATGCCGCCGAATTCCTAGACGTGGCCTCTTATGAACACGTCAACCGCTGGGCAGATGCAGTGATGAACCGTCCCGCCTATCTGCGCGGCAAGATGGTGAACCGCGCATGGGGTGATCCCGCCGAGCAGTTGCGCGAACGCCATGATGCAGGCGATTTCGACACCCAGACATGGGACAAGATCGGCACCGAAGAAAGCTGA